The window CTGGACCGGGCCTGCGAGCCGTACCACCTGGCGACCACCGGCGGCCGGGCCTCCACCACCGGCGTCGGCGGCTACGTCCTGGGCGGCGGCAGCGGCTGGCTGGACCGGAAGTTCGGCCTGGCGGTGGACAACCTGCTGGGCGTGGACCTGGTCACCGCCGAGGGCGAGCTCGTCCACGCGACGACCGAGGAGCACCCGGAGCTGTTCTGGGGGCTGCACGGCGGCGGCGGGAACTTCGGCATCGCCACCTCGCTGACCCTGCGGCTGTACGAACTGCCCGCCATGTCGATCGCGTTCCTGCTGTACCTGCCGGAGCGCGGGCCCGAGGTGGTCCGTACGTACCGGGACGTCATCGAGGCCGCACCGCCCGAGGCCTCGGGCGCCGCCCTCTACCTGACCGGCCCGCCCGAGGAGTTCGTCCCGCAGCACCTGGTCGGCCGGCTGCTGGCGGGGGCGCTGCTGACGTACGCGGGCCCCGAGGAGGAGATGCGCGAGCTGGCCGGGCCGCTGCTGGCGATCCCCCACGAGTCGGAGATCGTCACGGCCATCCCGTACGCCGATCTCCAGTGCATGATCGACGACCCGCCGGGGATGCGGAACTACTGGTCGGCCGAGTACCTCACCGGCGCTCCGGACGAGTTCGTGGACGTCTTCTGTGCCCGCGCCGGGTCCATGCCCGTGCCGACCGGCACCCAGCACCTGGTCTTCCCGCAGGGCGGCGCCATCGCCTCCGGCCCGGCCGAGTACCCGGTGCCGTACCGCGACTCGCCCTGGGCGGTGCACCCGTTCGGGATCTGGGAGGACGAGGCCGACGACGAGCGCTGCCGGCAGTGGGTCAAGGACGTCCGGGCCGACGTCCAGCCTTGGAGCACCGGCGCGGTCTACCTGAACTTCACCGGGAACGAGGGCACCGAGCGGGTGGTCTCGGGCCTCGGAGCCGAGAACATGCGCCGGCTGGGCGCGTTGAAGCGCCAGTACGACCCGGACAACATCTTCCGCTTCAACCACAACATCCGGCCCGCCTGACGATGGAGACGGGCCGGCCGGTAGCGTCCCGCGCTATGGAGAACCAGGGCGGTATCACCGTTCAGCGGGCACTGGAGCTGCCGGGGCTGCGCAGCGGGCTGCCGGAGGTGGTGGCCTGCGCCGACCGCCTGGGCCGGACCGTCCGCTGGGTGCACGCGGGCGAGGTGCCGAACATCGCCTCCCTGCTCAAGGGCGGTGAGCTGCTGCTGACCACGGGGCTGGGCCTCGGCACCCGGCCGGCCGAGCAGCGCGCCTTCGTACGCCGCCTCGCCGACCGGGGGATCGCCGCGCTGGTGGTGGAACTGGGGCCGCGCTTCAGCCGGCTGCCGGCGACGATCGTGGAGACGGCGCGCTCCGCGGGGCTGCCCCTGGTCCAGCTGCAC is drawn from Streptomyces sp. NBC_01232 and contains these coding sequences:
- a CDS encoding FAD-binding oxidoreductase encodes the protein MAPLSKAGAALTALREDLSGEVFAPEDPGYDEARTLFNAMIDRRPAVIAQCESTEDVVTAVRFARELDLNVAVRGGGHSVAGMSLNDGGLVVDLRRMHEVTVHPAAGAAHIEGGATMSHLDRACEPYHLATTGGRASTTGVGGYVLGGGSGWLDRKFGLAVDNLLGVDLVTAEGELVHATTEEHPELFWGLHGGGGNFGIATSLTLRLYELPAMSIAFLLYLPERGPEVVRTYRDVIEAAPPEASGAALYLTGPPEEFVPQHLVGRLLAGALLTYAGPEEEMRELAGPLLAIPHESEIVTAIPYADLQCMIDDPPGMRNYWSAEYLTGAPDEFVDVFCARAGSMPVPTGTQHLVFPQGGAIASGPAEYPVPYRDSPWAVHPFGIWEDEADDERCRQWVKDVRADVQPWSTGAVYLNFTGNEGTERVVSGLGAENMRRLGALKRQYDPDNIFRFNHNIRPA